The following coding sequences lie in one Spirosoma sp. KUDC1026 genomic window:
- a CDS encoding DUF11 domain-containing protein, with protein sequence MKHLFTLFFSFLFFFFSHAQSVVYVTQNGSGNQSGGSWSDALPGPQLQTRLASAAAGTQFWLASGTYKPTTGTDRSISFSIPSGVQVYGGFAGSEASLANRTLTSPSSTTLSGDIGSANDNSDNTYHVVRMTNVSASTRLDGLIITGGNANVSSMSEESVGGGIYHRNNQSSVESSSVITNCYIINNRAGYGGGVENNGTSNAQGNLTFTNCTFKNNSATGGDGGALHSITGNGRLAVRLENCLFENNTAPFHNGGAIASMGSNDAKGIVNTILKNCTFTQNSAKSGGAILLAGFFGQSTALISGCTFYRNAAQYNGGAIISVGYYGGIANSKLENCLFAFNSASTGGAINSDGDHGICNAELKNCTIAYNYLVLPDNNVDNGSGALSNANSSGTCSSKLTNCLLWENSTRYALNRTGILNEGTVTVTVNYSNIQGGFAGTGNIDADPQFVDAANGDYRLKAGSPAINAGDPGSTATTVSDKDLAGNPRIAQDRIDMGAYEFQVTSQNNADLSLNLRVNSRTSNLNQPVTYRLTVTNEGPTTATNVVWQNRLPDNLVYVGGSNLSLNNGVLSGQLASLAAGTSTTFTYQLQPSQPGQYRNAAQIIAADQPDPDSQPNSGTGDGQDDTSMDDFRAGGGTAVYASANPNQTPLPNVQSNQPTSDPAKADLSLTMFVSNRTPKVGEVITVSIIVSNAGGLPATGVTVQLILPNGVTFVSGSEVSQFGTLGVNASVTRTLQVRIAGEGPVTLRAELSNSDQPDPDSRPNSGPDGEDDTATVDLRVQPAL encoded by the coding sequence ATGAAGCACCTGTTTACCCTCTTTTTCTCTTTCCTCTTTTTTTTCTTTTCCCACGCTCAATCCGTCGTTTACGTTACGCAAAATGGCTCCGGCAATCAGTCGGGCGGCTCCTGGAGCGACGCTCTGCCCGGCCCCCAACTTCAGACTCGTTTAGCTTCGGCAGCCGCCGGAACTCAGTTCTGGCTTGCTTCGGGAACCTACAAACCAACCACCGGAACAGATCGCTCGATCAGCTTTTCAATCCCCTCGGGTGTTCAGGTTTATGGCGGTTTTGCGGGCAGTGAGGCCAGTCTGGCCAACCGGACGCTCACCAGTCCCTCCAGCACTACGTTGTCGGGAGACATTGGTTCGGCCAATGACAACAGTGACAATACGTACCATGTTGTTCGTATGACGAACGTATCAGCAAGCACGCGCCTGGATGGTTTGATAATTACAGGGGGGAATGCTAATGTTTCTAGTATGAGCGAAGAGAGCGTGGGGGGAGGTATTTATCACAGAAACAATCAAAGTAGTGTTGAAAGCTCTTCAGTAATTACCAACTGCTATATTATTAATAATAGAGCAGGTTACGGTGGTGGTGTAGAAAACAATGGCACTTCTAATGCTCAAGGAAATTTAACTTTTACTAATTGTACATTCAAAAACAATTCAGCTACGGGAGGTGATGGAGGAGCTTTACACTCTATAACAGGCAATGGCCGTTTGGCCGTAAGGTTGGAGAATTGCCTATTTGAAAACAACACTGCCCCTTTTCATAATGGTGGTGCTATTGCCAGTATGGGTAGTAACGATGCAAAGGGTATAGTTAACACAATACTCAAGAATTGTACGTTCACCCAAAATAGCGCCAAAAGTGGCGGAGCTATTCTGTTGGCAGGTTTCTTCGGTCAGTCAACTGCACTGATTAGTGGTTGTACATTTTACCGAAACGCAGCTCAATATAATGGTGGAGCTATTATCAGTGTTGGCTACTATGGTGGTATAGCCAATTCAAAACTCGAAAACTGTCTATTTGCTTTCAACTCAGCTTCTACGGGCGGAGCAATTAATAGTGATGGTGATCATGGTATTTGTAATGCTGAATTAAAGAATTGTACAATAGCTTATAATTACCTCGTCTTGCCAGATAATAATGTTGACAATGGCAGTGGAGCTTTGAGTAATGCTAACTCATCCGGCACCTGTTCATCAAAGCTTACGAACTGCTTACTCTGGGAAAATAGCACTCGCTATGCACTAAACCGTACTGGTATACTAAATGAAGGAACCGTTACTGTAACTGTAAACTACTCCAACATCCAAGGCGGCTTTGCTGGTACGGGAAATATAGACGCTGACCCACAGTTTGTGGACGCGGCCAATGGCGATTACCGACTAAAAGCGGGCAGCCCCGCCATTAACGCTGGTGATCCGGGCAGTACCGCTACTACTGTATCGGATAAAGATCTGGCGGGGAATCCACGTATCGCGCAGGACCGCATCGATATGGGGGCGTATGAGTTTCAGGTTACTTCTCAGAACAACGCCGACCTGAGCCTGAACTTACGCGTTAATAGCCGGACGAGTAATCTTAACCAGCCCGTTACGTATCGCCTGACAGTCACCAATGAAGGCCCCACCACCGCCACTAACGTCGTCTGGCAGAACCGCCTACCCGATAATCTGGTGTATGTAGGAGGTAGTAATCTCTCACTCAATAATGGCGTGCTCAGTGGTCAACTGGCATCACTGGCAGCGGGTACCTCCACTACGTTTACCTATCAGTTGCAGCCTAGTCAACCGGGGCAGTACCGTAACGCAGCCCAGATCATTGCGGCAGACCAACCTGATCCGGATAGCCAGCCGAACTCCGGTACGGGCGATGGTCAGGATGATACGTCGATGGACGATTTCCGGGCAGGCGGTGGCACCGCTGTGTACGCTTCGGCCAATCCGAATCAGACCCCGTTGCCCAACGTTCAATCTAACCAGCCCACGTCTGATCCCGCCAAAGCCGATTTGAGCCTGACGATGTTTGTGTCGAACCGGACGCCAAAAGTTGGCGAAGTCATCACCGTTTCGATTATCGTTAGCAACGCGGGCGGGCTTCCGGCTACTGGTGTTACGGTTCAACTGATCCTGCCAAACGGCGTAACGTTCGTTTCGGGCAGCGAGGTTAGTCAGTTCGGTACTCTTGGCGTGAACGCATCGGTAACACGCACACTACAGGTACGAATCGCTGGCGAGGGCCCTGTAACGCTGCGAGCAGAACTATCAAACAGCGATCAGCCCGACCCCGACAGTCGCCCCAACTCGGGACCCGATGGCGAGGACGACACAGCCACCGTTGACCTGCGCGTACAACCTGCTCTGTAA
- a CDS encoding aldo/keto reductase, with product MLTRLIPSTKEALPVVGLGTWQTFDAATPAEKEPLKQVLQTLHQSGGTLIDSSPMYGRSEAVVGELTDGSGLDNQFFYATKVWTRGREAGIQQMNESFKLMRRSKMDLMQIHNLVDWKTHLATLNDWKAAGKIRYIGITHYTDSMHDELEQILSKTPIDFVQFNYSIVSRNAEKRLLPAAADHGVATLINRPLGEGGLFAKVRGKSLPDWAKEYAVESWGQFFLKFLISHPAVTCVIPGTSKPNHMADNARAGIGPLPDVKTREKMAGVIAAL from the coding sequence ATGCTAACCCGCCTGATTCCTTCTACCAAAGAAGCCTTACCCGTTGTGGGACTGGGCACTTGGCAAACATTTGACGCGGCTACACCCGCCGAAAAAGAACCGCTGAAACAGGTTTTACAAACGCTGCATCAGTCTGGCGGTACGTTGATTGATAGCTCGCCTATGTATGGTCGCTCCGAAGCCGTAGTTGGTGAATTGACCGATGGGTCAGGGTTAGACAACCAGTTTTTCTACGCCACTAAAGTCTGGACGCGGGGCCGGGAAGCTGGTATTCAGCAGATGAACGAGTCGTTTAAACTGATGCGCCGGTCAAAGATGGACCTCATGCAGATTCATAACCTCGTCGACTGGAAAACGCATCTGGCTACGCTGAACGACTGGAAAGCCGCCGGTAAGATTCGATACATCGGTATTACGCATTATACAGACTCCATGCACGACGAGCTGGAGCAGATTCTGTCGAAGACACCCATTGATTTTGTCCAGTTCAATTATTCCATTGTTTCCCGCAATGCCGAGAAACGGCTGTTACCTGCAGCCGCCGATCATGGTGTTGCCACGCTGATTAACCGTCCTCTGGGCGAAGGTGGTCTGTTTGCCAAAGTGCGCGGAAAGTCACTTCCCGACTGGGCGAAGGAATACGCCGTTGAGAGTTGGGGGCAGTTCTTTCTCAAGTTTCTCATTTCGCACCCGGCCGTTACGTGCGTCATTCCCGGTACCAGCAAACCCAACCACATGGCCGACAACGCCCGGGCGGGTATTGGCCCCCTACCCGACGTAAAAACGCGGGAGAAAATGGCGGGGGTAATAGCCGCCCTGTGA
- the nadE gene encoding NAD(+) synthase, with protein MKLLKVAAGVLNQTPLDWEHNKQNIINAIEEAQRQKISLLCLPELCISGYGCEDAFFAQNTVDQSIASLLEIVEHTNDIAVALGLPLRHNNRLFDVACLIANKRIQGFAVKQYMANNGIHYESRWFQPWTPYVRDEIKIGEFMYPFGDVVFDLSGIRIGFEICEDAWIANRPGRILYERGVDIILNPTASHFAFLKSQVRERFVVDASRAFGVSYVYANLLGNEAGRAIYDGDAMVASNGDLIVSGARLSYEDFVIVPAVVDVEATRLNQIQNRGNLALAYPNLRVTNTFDWPDIAPVIQHPELEAWERGGYLKEEEFARAVALGLFDYLRKSRSQGYVLSLSGGADSSAIAATVYLMIRMAVENLGLDGVKKKLTYIKAIQDCTTAEEVVGKLLTVMYQGTENSSDDTFNSAKELAEAIGAKFLNININGLVETYRGLIEQQLGRELSWDTDDLALQNIQARVRAPSIWMLANINNALLLSTSNRSEAAVGYATMDGDTAGSISPITGIDKHFLRGWLRWLENVGLNVKNAPEPTDRTSLAAASEVPDRLIKISGLHAVNNLQPTAELRPLDRKQTDEDDLMPYDVLNSIELAAIRDKQPPVEVLKQIEVRYAGQYDRDMLLVWVERFFKLWSRNQWKRERYAPSFHLDDHNLDPRSWCRFPILSGGFEKELAEMRDWATDQKPNSRKGKIGF; from the coding sequence ATGAAACTACTCAAAGTAGCTGCTGGTGTACTCAACCAGACCCCGCTTGACTGGGAGCATAATAAACAGAACATCATCAACGCTATCGAGGAAGCACAACGCCAAAAGATAAGCTTGCTGTGTCTGCCCGAGCTTTGTATTTCGGGGTATGGCTGCGAAGATGCATTCTTCGCCCAGAACACCGTCGATCAGTCGATTGCATCACTTCTGGAGATTGTCGAACACACGAATGATATCGCAGTGGCACTGGGTTTGCCACTGCGCCACAATAACCGCCTGTTTGACGTAGCCTGCCTGATTGCCAACAAGCGAATTCAGGGTTTTGCCGTGAAGCAGTACATGGCCAACAACGGTATCCACTATGAATCGCGCTGGTTCCAGCCCTGGACGCCCTACGTCCGGGATGAGATCAAGATTGGTGAGTTCATGTATCCATTTGGGGATGTTGTCTTTGATCTGTCCGGTATTCGGATCGGGTTTGAAATCTGCGAAGATGCCTGGATTGCCAACCGGCCCGGCCGGATTTTGTATGAACGTGGCGTAGACATAATCCTGAACCCAACAGCCAGTCACTTTGCGTTTTTAAAATCGCAGGTGCGCGAGCGATTCGTGGTCGACGCGTCGCGGGCATTTGGCGTGAGCTACGTCTATGCCAATTTGCTGGGTAACGAAGCGGGCCGGGCTATTTACGACGGCGATGCGATGGTGGCCTCCAACGGAGACTTGATCGTGTCGGGGGCGCGGCTGAGTTACGAAGATTTCGTGATCGTTCCGGCCGTTGTTGATGTAGAAGCCACCCGGCTGAACCAAATTCAGAACCGGGGAAATCTGGCGCTGGCGTACCCGAATCTGCGCGTAACCAATACGTTCGACTGGCCGGATATTGCCCCCGTGATTCAGCATCCCGAACTCGAAGCCTGGGAGCGGGGGGGCTACCTGAAAGAAGAAGAATTTGCCCGGGCCGTAGCGCTGGGTCTGTTCGACTACCTGCGTAAAAGCCGATCGCAGGGCTACGTACTGTCGCTATCGGGTGGGGCCGATTCGTCGGCCATTGCGGCCACGGTCTACCTCATGATTCGGATGGCAGTCGAGAACCTGGGGCTCGATGGCGTCAAGAAAAAACTGACCTATATCAAAGCTATTCAGGATTGCACAACAGCCGAAGAAGTTGTTGGTAAACTGCTGACGGTGATGTACCAGGGAACCGAGAACTCGTCGGACGATACGTTCAATTCGGCGAAAGAACTGGCCGAGGCCATTGGTGCCAAGTTTTTGAATATTAACATTAACGGCCTGGTCGAAACGTATCGGGGTTTGATCGAACAGCAGCTTGGCCGGGAATTATCATGGGATACCGACGATCTGGCGCTGCAAAATATTCAGGCGCGGGTACGCGCCCCAAGTATCTGGATGCTGGCCAATATTAATAATGCCCTGCTGCTTAGTACGTCGAACCGTTCGGAAGCGGCCGTTGGTTACGCGACGATGGATGGCGATACGGCCGGTAGTATTAGCCCGATTACCGGTATCGACAAGCACTTCCTGCGGGGCTGGCTGCGCTGGCTGGAAAACGTGGGTCTCAACGTAAAGAATGCGCCGGAGCCGACAGATCGTACCAGTCTGGCTGCCGCATCCGAAGTGCCCGATCGACTCATTAAAATTAGCGGCCTGCACGCCGTCAATAACTTACAACCAACGGCGGAGTTACGTCCGCTGGATCGGAAGCAGACCGACGAAGACGATCTGATGCCCTACGACGTTCTGAACTCAATCGAGCTTGCCGCCATTCGCGACAAGCAGCCGCCCGTTGAGGTGCTGAAGCAGATTGAGGTACGTTACGCCGGGCAGTACGACCGGGATATGCTGCTGGTCTGGGTGGAGCGGTTCTTCAAGCTCTGGAGTCGGAACCAGTGGAAGCGTGAGCGGTATGCGCCGTCGTTCCACCTGGATGATCACAACCTCGATCCTCGGTCGTGGTGCCGTTTCCCGATCCTGTCGGGTGGTTTCGAAAAAGAACTGGCCGAGATGCGCGACTGGGCGACCGACCAGAAACCGAATAGCCGTAAAGGAAAGATTGGTTTCTGA
- a CDS encoding ATP-binding protein produces the protein MIERRSYAALLAHLPKRQATVITGLRRVGKTTAARYLLSKVTHENVLYLDLEKAENRLLFNQPLYGDIETGLRTLGLNLDQPAVLALDEVQLVAAVPSVVKYLYDTYSIKFILTGSSSYYLKNHFTESLAGRKRIFELYPLDFSEYLAFREYKPAQYQPLACKSVNTTAYALFRSDYEQFIRFGGFPEVVQAETNDDRIAYLKDIVNAYVELDIKLLSDFSVSDDLYKLCQLLAVHTGSRLDASKLSSILAINRHKVTDYLNLFEYTYFIQRIPAFTTNIDREISLQKKVYLADTGLLAVLGQVSSGQQFENAIAIQLARLGQVSYYQRRSGQEIDFILNQQVAIEVKETPTPYDLNVLADRASSIGLSERWLVGRKAPGNPFDDWYWGGNLITT, from the coding sequence ATGATTGAACGCCGTTCGTACGCAGCTCTGTTAGCGCATTTACCGAAACGCCAGGCAACCGTGATTACTGGCCTGCGCCGGGTAGGCAAAACAACTGCTGCCCGCTATCTGCTCAGCAAGGTAACGCACGAAAACGTACTGTATCTTGATCTGGAAAAAGCTGAAAATCGATTACTGTTCAATCAACCCCTTTATGGCGATATCGAAACAGGACTGCGTACCCTCGGCTTGAACCTCGACCAGCCAGCCGTTTTAGCGCTTGATGAAGTACAGTTGGTAGCTGCGGTGCCCAGCGTAGTTAAATACTTATATGATACATACAGTATCAAGTTTATTCTGACGGGCTCAAGTTCGTATTACCTCAAGAATCACTTCACCGAAAGTCTGGCTGGCCGGAAGCGTATTTTTGAACTCTATCCGCTTGACTTTAGCGAATATCTCGCTTTCCGCGAATACAAGCCGGCACAGTATCAGCCCCTGGCTTGTAAATCTGTCAATACTACAGCCTATGCCCTGTTCCGGTCAGATTACGAACAGTTTATCAGGTTTGGCGGCTTTCCAGAAGTTGTTCAGGCCGAGACCAATGACGACCGAATTGCGTATCTAAAAGATATTGTTAACGCTTATGTAGAGTTAGACATCAAACTGCTGTCAGATTTCAGTGTAAGCGATGATCTATACAAACTATGCCAGCTCCTGGCAGTCCATACGGGTAGTCGGCTCGACGCAAGTAAGCTCAGTAGTATTCTGGCTATTAATCGCCACAAAGTAACGGATTACCTTAACCTGTTTGAATACACCTATTTCATTCAGCGGATTCCGGCCTTTACCACCAATATAGACCGGGAAATATCATTACAAAAGAAAGTTTATCTGGCTGATACGGGTTTGTTGGCCGTGTTAGGGCAAGTCAGCAGTGGCCAGCAATTTGAAAACGCAATAGCGATTCAGTTGGCCCGACTTGGCCAGGTTAGTTATTATCAGCGACGTAGTGGGCAGGAGATAGATTTTATCTTGAACCAGCAGGTAGCGATTGAGGTAAAGGAAACTCCGACGCCATACGATTTAAACGTACTGGCAGATCGGGCTTCATCAATTGGCTTGTCGGAGCGATGGCTCGTTGGCAGAAAGGCCCCGGGCAACCCATTTGACGATTGGTACTGGGGGGGCAATCTGATAACGACGTAA
- a CDS encoding phosphocholine-specific phospholipase C: MDNRREFLKKAALLAGSAGLLDSLPESIQKALSIAPAPGSTYLDAEHVVILMQENRSFDHCYGTLRGVRGFNDPRAITLPNQNKVWLQTNAAGKTYAPFRLNLKDTKATWMSSLPHSWTNQVDARNDGKYDRWLDTKASGHTDYAHMPLTLGYYDREDIPFYYALADAFTVCDQHFCSSLTGTTPNRSYLWSGTIREDTNAPARVRNEELDYDHLASWPTFPERLEDNGISWRVYQNEINLSSGLTGDEDSWLANFSDNPLEWFSQYNVKAAASYRQFRADQLQKLPGEIKALEEKINTLPETTPEGKSTRRALRQKKEQLAYLTKEASQPTKTVDQLSPREQALHRNAFATNSGDPAYRQLSTFTYQDGTETRTTTLPKGDILHQFRTDVETGMLPTVSWAIAPENFSDHPSAPWYGAWYLSEMLDILTKNPEVWKKTIFILTYDENDGYFDHVPPFVAPHPDRPETGLTSKGIDTRNEHVTQEQEMARPVKDPKTSSRASAIGLGYRVPLVIASPWSRGGYVCSEVFDHTSVLQFLEGFLSHKRNKDIRETNISDWRRTVCGDLTSVFRPYNGESIAMPTFVAKDPFIKSVHKAKFKDVPSNFRALSEDEIQQVNQQKSPALLARQESGTRPANALPYELAADGKLSTDKKAFQLTLSARNKRFGKASAGSPFMVYDMNTHSVRDYAVSPGDALTDTWPVANGSTYHFRVYGPNGFFREFMGKPASSSIQIQCDDLLLTPKRVAGLTFTLTGPADSVVTIVDNAYQYGSQEKMLGTKSASLQFNLASTQGWYDFSIRVDGDTTFEQRYAGRVETGAASISDPVMGIVFTT; the protein is encoded by the coding sequence ATGGATAATCGACGGGAGTTTTTGAAGAAAGCGGCCTTGCTGGCCGGAAGTGCGGGTCTGCTGGATAGTTTACCCGAATCGATTCAGAAAGCGCTTTCCATTGCTCCGGCGCCCGGCAGTACGTATCTCGACGCCGAACATGTCGTTATTCTGATGCAGGAAAACCGGTCGTTCGACCACTGTTACGGTACCCTGCGGGGCGTTCGGGGTTTCAACGATCCACGAGCCATTACGCTCCCTAACCAGAACAAAGTCTGGCTACAGACCAATGCCGCCGGTAAAACCTACGCGCCTTTTCGGCTGAATCTGAAAGACACGAAGGCGACCTGGATGAGTTCGCTGCCCCATTCGTGGACGAATCAGGTTGATGCCCGTAACGACGGCAAATACGACCGCTGGCTGGACACCAAAGCTTCCGGTCACACCGACTACGCGCACATGCCCCTGACGCTGGGGTATTATGACCGGGAGGACATTCCATTTTATTACGCACTAGCCGATGCGTTTACGGTCTGTGACCAGCATTTCTGCTCGTCGCTAACGGGGACCACACCCAACCGCTCTTACCTCTGGAGCGGCACCATCCGGGAAGATACCAACGCTCCCGCCCGTGTTCGCAACGAGGAACTTGACTATGACCACCTGGCGAGCTGGCCTACTTTTCCGGAACGGCTGGAAGATAACGGAATTTCCTGGCGGGTGTACCAGAATGAGATCAACCTGTCGAGCGGTCTGACGGGTGACGAGGATTCGTGGCTGGCTAATTTTTCGGATAACCCCCTCGAATGGTTTTCGCAGTACAATGTCAAAGCGGCTGCCAGCTACCGACAATTCCGCGCTGATCAGCTTCAGAAGCTGCCCGGCGAGATCAAGGCATTAGAAGAGAAAATCAACACGCTACCGGAAACGACGCCCGAAGGCAAGAGTACCCGACGCGCCCTTCGGCAAAAGAAAGAGCAACTAGCCTACCTGACCAAAGAGGCCAGTCAGCCAACGAAAACCGTTGATCAGCTCTCGCCCCGCGAGCAGGCGCTCCATCGTAATGCGTTCGCCACGAACAGCGGTGATCCGGCTTACCGGCAACTCAGTACGTTTACGTACCAGGACGGTACAGAAACCCGTACCACTACGTTACCCAAAGGCGACATTCTGCATCAGTTCCGCACGGATGTCGAAACGGGTATGTTACCTACTGTCTCCTGGGCAATCGCGCCGGAAAACTTCTCAGATCATCCAAGTGCCCCCTGGTACGGTGCCTGGTACCTGTCGGAGATGCTCGACATTCTGACCAAAAATCCGGAGGTCTGGAAAAAGACAATCTTTATCCTGACCTACGACGAAAACGACGGTTACTTCGACCATGTACCGCCTTTCGTGGCTCCCCACCCCGACCGCCCAGAAACGGGTCTGACCTCTAAAGGCATCGACACCCGCAATGAGCACGTAACGCAGGAGCAGGAAATGGCTCGCCCGGTGAAAGACCCGAAAACGAGTTCGCGCGCCAGTGCCATCGGGTTGGGCTACCGGGTGCCACTAGTCATCGCATCGCCCTGGAGCCGGGGTGGCTACGTCTGCTCAGAGGTGTTCGACCATACGTCGGTGCTCCAGTTTCTGGAAGGTTTCCTGAGCCATAAACGCAACAAAGACATTCGCGAAACCAACATCAGCGACTGGCGGAGAACCGTTTGCGGTGACCTGACCTCCGTATTCCGCCCCTACAACGGCGAGTCAATCGCCATGCCGACGTTTGTCGCCAAAGACCCGTTTATTAAAAGCGTTCACAAAGCGAAATTCAAGGACGTGCCCAGCAATTTCCGGGCACTGAGCGAAGACGAAATCCAGCAGGTTAATCAGCAAAAGAGCCCGGCGCTGTTGGCTCGTCAGGAAAGCGGCACGCGTCCCGCGAACGCCCTCCCCTACGAACTTGCCGCCGACGGCAAATTAAGCACCGACAAAAAAGCGTTTCAACTTACCCTGTCGGCCCGTAACAAACGGTTTGGTAAAGCCTCGGCCGGGTCGCCGTTTATGGTGTACGATATGAACACCCACTCAGTACGCGACTATGCCGTTTCGCCCGGTGATGCGCTGACCGATACCTGGCCAGTTGCCAACGGCAGCACGTATCATTTCCGGGTATACGGTCCCAATGGCTTTTTCCGGGAGTTCATGGGTAAACCAGCCAGTTCGTCGATACAGATCCAGTGCGATGATTTACTGCTGACGCCTAAACGGGTTGCCGGTTTGACGTTTACCTTGACCGGGCCAGCCGACAGCGTCGTTACCATCGTCGACAACGCTTACCAATACGGCTCGCAGGAAAAAATGCTTGGTACTAAATCTGCCTCGCTTCAATTCAACCTGGCTAGTACACAGGGCTGGTATGATTTCAGCATACGGGTTGATGGTGATACTACGTTCGAGCAGCGGTATGCTGGCCGGGTGGAAACGGGTGCGGCCAGTATCAGCGATCCGGTGATGGGTATTGTATTTACGACGTAG
- a CDS encoding nucleotidyltransferase domain-containing protein has protein sequence MINPAVESIIHEFKDALLVLYGDRLRDVVLYGSCARGDYNNESDIDLMVVLTDEQVDTYAEIRRIAELEATFLLQYGLAISPLPVSYANYLTSFGPVYQEVRKEDVFA, from the coding sequence ATGATCAACCCAGCTGTTGAGTCTATTATTCACGAGTTTAAAGATGCTTTGCTGGTGCTGTATGGCGATCGGCTACGCGATGTTGTGCTATACGGTTCCTGTGCTCGTGGTGACTATAATAACGAGTCAGACATTGATCTGATGGTCGTGTTAACCGACGAGCAGGTAGATACCTATGCTGAAATTCGTCGTATTGCTGAACTAGAAGCTACATTTTTACTCCAGTACGGGCTGGCAATATCTCCATTACCTGTTTCATACGCTAACTACCTAACGTCTTTCGGGCCTGTATATCAGGAGGTACGAAAAGAAGACGTTTTTGCATGA